A window of the Dickeya dianthicola NCPPB 453 genome harbors these coding sequences:
- a CDS encoding HlyD family secretion protein: protein MIGNARWRRLFLYGAAVITLVVVASVFLYRRAVPEGDTEAHWRAVAPSPVENHITLLAHVQAAEQYLISAPFESHISQLNVQEGQSVRKGDALLMLDITPLQFAYRDGQAQFLKARQSLQNLRAWENSNEVMSAQRALVMAEMGERDAVSQLNAAQPLYRQGIIARSERDSLAQQLASRRLELQAARQALTSARASGSAENQTMAELELNNAEQKLQQIRDQQAHSWLYAPGDGYAVRIQSDDKEKVAFPRLGQRVSAGEPLFILAGVMRFDARAKADEADIEHLRPGMPVTLTSDALPGQPLAGTLRMVSPQANYTEGQPGATYDVVFNLDCCRAGQAVPRFGMSALLKITTFSDPNGMVLLPDEVGQDEQGKTAVYYRRTPQSPEEVRRIEVIGPLPQGVLVKGLEPGEVRKWDCCHAAN from the coding sequence ATGATCGGTAATGCTCGCTGGCGGCGGCTTTTCTTGTATGGGGCGGCAGTGATAACGCTGGTGGTGGTGGCATCGGTGTTTTTATACCGGCGTGCCGTACCAGAGGGGGACACTGAGGCACACTGGCGCGCTGTCGCGCCATCGCCGGTGGAGAACCACATTACGCTGTTGGCGCACGTGCAGGCGGCGGAGCAATACCTGATCAGTGCCCCTTTCGAGAGTCATATCAGCCAACTGAATGTTCAGGAGGGGCAATCGGTACGTAAAGGCGATGCCTTGCTGATGTTGGATATCACCCCGTTGCAGTTCGCGTATCGCGATGGGCAGGCGCAGTTTCTCAAGGCGCGCCAGTCGCTGCAGAATTTACGCGCCTGGGAAAATAGCAATGAAGTCATGTCGGCTCAGCGGGCGTTGGTCATGGCGGAAATGGGCGAACGGGACGCCGTCAGCCAGTTGAATGCGGCACAACCGCTGTATCGTCAAGGAATTATTGCACGTTCGGAGCGCGACAGCCTGGCTCAGCAGTTGGCCAGCCGACGTTTGGAATTGCAGGCGGCGCGTCAGGCGCTGACATCCGCCCGGGCGTCGGGAAGTGCGGAAAATCAGACGATGGCCGAACTGGAGTTGAATAACGCCGAACAGAAATTACAGCAAATCCGCGATCAACAGGCACACAGTTGGCTGTATGCGCCCGGTGACGGTTATGCGGTGCGCATACAGAGCGACGACAAGGAAAAGGTCGCCTTTCCCCGGTTAGGTCAGCGGGTCAGTGCGGGGGAGCCGTTATTCATTCTGGCGGGCGTGATGCGCTTTGACGCGCGGGCCAAAGCGGACGAAGCCGATATTGAGCACCTGCGGCCGGGCATGCCCGTCACCCTCACCAGCGACGCATTGCCGGGCCAGCCGCTGGCCGGCACATTACGGATGGTCAGCCCGCAGGCTAATTACACCGAAGGGCAGCCAGGCGCGACCTATGATGTGGTCTTCAATCTCGATTGCTGCCGCGCCGGGCAGGCGGTGCCGCGGTTTGGCATGTCCGCGCTGCTGAAAATCACCACCTTTTCCGATCCCAATGGCATGGTGCTGTTGCCGGATGAGGTCGGCCAGGATGAGCAGGGGAAGACCGCGGTTTATTATCGCCGCACGCCGCAGTCGCCTGAAGAAGTACGGCGGATTGAGGTCATCGGGCCGTTGCCGCAGGGCGTGCTGGTAAAAGGGCTGGAACCCGGCGAGGTCCGCAAGTGGGATTGTTGCCATGCGGCGAACTGA
- a CDS encoding 5-oxoprolinase subunit C family protein: protein MQSRSVQISSVQISSVRINVIRPGLSTSVQDGGREGYYHLGIPPSGGLDQYSLRLANVLVGNPAQAAVLEMTLLGPELQFEGDALVAVCGARMSPLLDGEPMPMDTSFAVRAGQVLRFTPTTAGCRAYLAVAGGIAVPEVLDSRSTYTLGALGGYQGRRLAANDALPVGVPLRHARPGVTVPADCLQPLDKTVTLRMVTGLYIHRLTPAAVEQFFADDWRVGTEADRIGYRLKGGTPLAFEPRTPPFGAGSDPSNIVDACYPIGSVQVPGGLEPIILLRDAVSGGGYMTLGTVISSDLDIIGQLQPHYAVRFAPVSLEEALAARQHYRRRLERLTQLLTN from the coding sequence ATGCAGAGTCGTAGTGTGCAGATATCGAGCGTGCAGATATCGAGTGTGCGGATCAATGTCATCCGGCCGGGGCTGTCGACGTCAGTACAGGATGGCGGGCGCGAAGGCTATTACCACCTCGGCATTCCACCGTCCGGCGGGCTGGATCAGTATTCGCTGCGGCTGGCGAATGTGCTGGTGGGTAATCCGGCGCAGGCGGCGGTACTGGAAATGACGTTGCTGGGGCCGGAATTGCAGTTTGAGGGCGATGCGCTGGTGGCGGTGTGCGGCGCACGCATGTCGCCGCTGCTGGATGGCGAACCGATGCCGATGGATACCAGTTTTGCGGTACGCGCCGGTCAGGTGTTGCGGTTTACGCCGACGACGGCCGGGTGTCGCGCCTATCTGGCGGTGGCGGGCGGCATCGCGGTGCCGGAGGTGCTGGACAGCCGCTCGACCTATACGCTCGGCGCGCTGGGCGGGTATCAGGGGCGCCGACTGGCCGCCAATGATGCGCTGCCGGTCGGCGTACCGTTGCGCCACGCCAGACCGGGTGTGACCGTACCGGCTGACTGTCTCCAGCCGCTGGATAAGACCGTGACGCTGCGCATGGTGACCGGGCTGTACATCCACCGCTTGACCCCGGCGGCGGTCGAACAGTTTTTTGCCGATGACTGGCGGGTCGGTACGGAAGCCGACCGCATCGGCTACCGGCTCAAAGGCGGGACGCCGCTGGCGTTTGAGCCGCGCACGCCGCCGTTCGGCGCCGGCTCGGACCCGTCCAACATTGTGGATGCCTGCTACCCCATAGGATCGGTGCAGGTGCCGGGCGGTCTGGAGCCGATCATTCTGCTGCGCGATGCGGTGTCCGGCGGCGGTTACATGACGCTGGGGACGGTTATCAGCAGCGATCTGGACATCATCGGGCAACTGCAACCTCATTACGCCGTTCGTTTTGCGCCGGTATCGTTGGAGGAGGCGCTGGCCGCCCGGCAGCATTATCGCCGCCGTCTCGAACGGCTGACGCAGTTGTTAACGAACTGA
- a CDS encoding 5-oxoprolinase subunit B family protein translates to MTFPAIRYTFGGDEHLFAEIDEAMSLGAFFRGLAMTRALEQQALPGVLDICLANASFQVRFNPDVIAPLALLETVRRTEQQAQAMTVLDTRIIEIPVLYNDPWTHDTLMRFRDRHQDPAATDLEYAARINGYPDVAAFIAAHSGTPWFVSMVGFVAGLPFMFQMVEQAQQLQVPKYLRPRTDTPKLSLGHGGCFGCIYSVRGAGGYQLFGVTPAPIYDPEQRLDYLQSSMVFFRAGDIVQFKPVDLARYEQDVQAVEAGRFSLRIRPVTFELDKFLADPAGYKHYLQGVLYAES, encoded by the coding sequence ATGACGTTTCCCGCAATACGTTACACCTTTGGCGGTGATGAGCACCTGTTTGCCGAGATTGATGAGGCGATGTCGCTGGGCGCGTTTTTCCGCGGGCTGGCGATGACCCGTGCGCTGGAACAGCAGGCGCTGCCCGGCGTGCTGGATATTTGTCTCGCCAATGCGTCCTTTCAGGTGCGTTTCAATCCGGATGTTATCGCGCCGCTGGCGTTGCTGGAGACGGTACGACGTACCGAACAGCAGGCGCAGGCGATGACGGTGCTCGATACGCGCATCATCGAAATTCCGGTGCTGTACAACGACCCCTGGACCCACGACACCCTGATGCGGTTTCGCGATCGCCATCAGGACCCGGCGGCCACCGACCTGGAGTATGCCGCGCGCATCAACGGTTATCCGGATGTGGCGGCGTTCATTGCGGCGCACAGCGGCACGCCGTGGTTCGTATCGATGGTGGGATTCGTGGCGGGTTTGCCGTTTATGTTTCAGATGGTGGAGCAGGCGCAGCAGCTTCAGGTGCCGAAATACCTGCGCCCGCGCACCGACACCCCCAAACTGTCGCTGGGGCACGGCGGTTGTTTCGGCTGCATTTACTCGGTGCGGGGGGCGGGCGGCTACCAGCTGTTTGGCGTCACCCCAGCGCCGATTTACGACCCGGAACAGCGGCTGGATTACCTGCAATCGTCGATGGTGTTTTTCCGCGCCGGCGACATCGTGCAGTTCAAACCTGTCGATCTGGCGCGCTATGAGCAGGACGTCCAGGCGGTTGAAGCCGGTCGCTTCAGCCTGCGCATTCGCCCGGTAACGTTTGAACTGGATAAGTTCCTCGCCGACCCGGCCGGCTATAAACACTATCTTCAGGGGGTGCTGTATGCAGAGTCGTAG
- a CDS encoding 5-oxoprolinase subunit PxpA — translation MKYEIDLNSDMGENFGPWKIGDDVDQEIMSYISSANIAAGFHAGDPTTIRQTIEWASDYGVAVGAHPGFRDLVGFGRRHIHSQPQEVVNDILYQLGALREFTRLYQLPLQHVKPHGALYMHLARDQPSAQLFVETLHRLDPELRLFCLHGSWAWQEAKKLQHPVICEFYGDREYDASGSIVFARRVGELDPARVAAKVVRACVEGNVTTVDGEDIHVEFESICIHSDTPGALALIKTTREALNNANIRVRSPLRNSVNYR, via the coding sequence ATGAAATATGAAATCGATCTGAATTCCGATATGGGCGAAAACTTCGGCCCCTGGAAAATAGGTGATGACGTCGACCAGGAGATTATGTCTTATATCAGTTCCGCCAATATTGCCGCCGGATTTCACGCCGGTGATCCTACAACGATACGGCAGACGATTGAATGGGCCAGCGATTATGGCGTTGCGGTCGGCGCGCATCCCGGATTCCGCGATCTGGTTGGTTTTGGCCGGCGGCATATTCATAGCCAGCCGCAGGAAGTGGTGAATGACATTCTGTATCAGCTCGGGGCGCTGCGGGAATTTACCCGGCTATATCAATTACCGTTGCAGCACGTCAAACCGCATGGCGCGCTTTATATGCATCTGGCGCGTGATCAACCGTCCGCGCAGCTGTTTGTGGAAACCTTGCACCGGCTGGACCCGGAGTTACGGCTGTTTTGCCTGCACGGGTCATGGGCCTGGCAGGAGGCTAAAAAACTGCAACATCCTGTTATTTGTGAATTTTATGGCGACAGAGAGTACGACGCCAGCGGCTCGATTGTCTTTGCCCGTCGGGTTGGCGAGCTGGACCCGGCGCGTGTGGCGGCGAAAGTGGTGCGCGCCTGTGTGGAAGGCAACGTGACGACGGTCGATGGCGAAGACATTCACGTCGAGTTTGAGTCGATTTGTATTCACAGCGATACGCCCGGCGCGCTGGCATTAATTAAAACGACCCGGGAAGCGTTGAATAACGCCAATATTCGCGTGCGTTCGCCATTGCGCAATAGTGTTAATTATCGGTAA
- a CDS encoding acetyl-CoA carboxylase yields the protein MKTYEVCSPLPGIFYRQPAPDAPAFIEENTPVTANSVIGLVEVMKQFSEIYAEQAGELMSFCVNSGDALEPGQVIAIIKIDG from the coding sequence ATGAAAACATACGAAGTTTGCTCTCCTTTACCGGGTATTTTTTATCGTCAGCCCGCACCGGACGCCCCCGCGTTTATTGAAGAAAATACCCCGGTTACCGCGAATAGCGTTATTGGGCTGGTCGAGGTGATGAAACAGTTCAGTGAAATTTATGCCGAGCAGGCCGGCGAATTGATGTCGTTCTGTGTGAATAGCGGCGATGCGCTGGAACCGGGTCAGGTCATCGCCATCATAAAAATCGATGGATAA
- a CDS encoding acetyl-CoA carboxylase biotin carboxylase subunit, whose protein sequence is MRQPIRKLLIANRGEIAVRIIHAARSLGIATVAACSEADVDSLPARLADETVLLGPARADQSYLNQAALLQAASDSGADAVHPGYGFLSENAAFAEAVEQAGLVFVGPTAQTIRMMGDKAAARRTAQAAGVPVVPGSGVLSSLDAALQAAAEIGYPLLVKASAGGGGRGIRVVNHEDDLKREFPIAQSEARAAFGCGDVYLELFIRHARHIEVQILGDGERAVHLYERECSLQRRRQKVFEEAPSPALTPAQREALCDSALQLAQQLRYRSAGTLEYLFDAEREQFYFIEMNTRIQVEHPVTERVTGVDLVQWMLRIAGGEPLSLRQEAIGLHGHACEMRINAEDPARNFFPCPGVVGTLTWPQGPGIRIDSHLFSGYRIPPYYDSLLAKLVVSGADRTQALARAEQALRQLHIGGVTTTQSLHQWLLADPRLRAGRFDTTSLESWLQTREAETLPLTKEA, encoded by the coding sequence ATGCGTCAGCCGATCAGAAAATTGCTTATCGCCAACCGGGGGGAAATTGCCGTTCGCATTATCCATGCCGCCCGCAGTCTGGGGATTGCCACGGTGGCCGCCTGTAGCGAGGCCGATGTCGATTCGCTGCCCGCGCGTCTGGCGGATGAAACGGTACTGTTGGGGCCGGCGCGCGCCGACCAGAGTTACCTGAATCAGGCGGCGTTGTTGCAAGCCGCCAGCGACAGCGGGGCGGATGCGGTGCATCCGGGATACGGTTTTCTGTCCGAGAATGCCGCATTCGCCGAGGCGGTGGAGCAGGCCGGGCTGGTGTTCGTCGGCCCGACGGCGCAAACCATCCGCATGATGGGCGACAAAGCCGCGGCGCGGCGCACCGCGCAGGCCGCCGGGGTGCCGGTGGTGCCCGGTTCCGGGGTGTTATCGTCGCTGGACGCGGCGTTACAGGCCGCCGCAGAGATAGGCTATCCGCTGTTGGTCAAGGCATCGGCCGGCGGCGGCGGGCGCGGTATCCGGGTGGTCAACCATGAGGATGACCTGAAACGCGAGTTTCCGATCGCCCAGAGCGAGGCGAGAGCCGCATTCGGCTGTGGCGATGTTTATCTGGAGTTGTTTATTCGCCATGCCCGCCATATCGAGGTGCAAATTCTGGGCGACGGCGAGCGGGCGGTACATTTGTATGAGCGCGAATGCTCGTTGCAACGCCGGCGCCAGAAAGTATTCGAAGAAGCGCCGTCGCCGGCGTTGACGCCGGCACAGCGCGAGGCGTTGTGCGACAGCGCCCTGCAACTGGCGCAACAGTTGCGCTACCGCAGCGCCGGTACGCTGGAATACCTGTTCGATGCCGAGCGGGAACAGTTCTATTTCATCGAAATGAACACACGCATTCAGGTTGAACATCCGGTCACGGAGCGGGTTACCGGCGTCGATCTGGTGCAGTGGATGCTGCGTATCGCCGGCGGCGAACCGCTCAGCCTGCGTCAGGAGGCGATCGGTCTGCACGGTCATGCCTGTGAGATGCGCATCAACGCGGAAGATCCGGCGCGCAATTTCTTCCCTTGTCCCGGCGTGGTGGGCACGCTGACGTGGCCGCAAGGCCCCGGTATCCGTATCGACAGCCATCTGTTTAGCGGTTACCGCATCCCACCGTATTACGATTCCCTGCTGGCGAAACTGGTGGTGTCGGGGGCGGACCGTACGCAGGCGCTGGCCCGCGCCGAACAGGCGCTGCGCCAGTTGCACATCGGCGGTGTGACCACGACGCAGTCGCTGCACCAGTGGCTGCTGGCTGACCCCCGGCTGCGGGCCGGGCGCTTTGATACCACCTCGCTGGAAAGCTGGCTACAGACGCGGGAAGCCGAAACGCTGCCGCTGACGAAGGAGGCCTGA
- a CDS encoding ABC transporter permease — translation MNVTQQWLEACRNLIAFHQRASLAMLGIGVGSALVVALLMLGKSAQQMALSAFDNLGGDIIVVDIGIKEDSHSPVPLLPVKLDLSVLSRVHHGIRRVVPVARWNTSLPQKGDENGIPLMVIGSTPDLMPLLGLTLTQGRAFSRYDSRSTYAIVSADLASRLSGSASARTFLLGHYAFDVIGALKSATLSIGGQTTGHVVLVPIETITRISPFATTDLLYIQVTSTALVTPVVNAIRPWLEQMLPTRTIQIQIQQQIIDSMAQQNATFRYLLAALAAVALLMGGIGVMNVMVMSVSMRRHEIGLRQAIGARSLDIGVLFLLEAALLSLPGAVLGSVAGALLAWAYTRYADWPLMADPWVFPLAIGSALVLAVFFGLKPSLTAARLSPAEALREH, via the coding sequence ATGAATGTGACGCAACAGTGGCTTGAGGCCTGTCGCAATCTGATCGCGTTCCATCAGCGCGCGTCGCTGGCGATGCTGGGCATTGGCGTTGGCAGCGCTCTGGTGGTGGCGCTGTTAATGCTGGGCAAAAGCGCCCAGCAGATGGCGTTGAGCGCGTTTGATAATCTGGGCGGCGATATCATCGTGGTTGACATCGGCATCAAGGAGGACAGTCACTCGCCGGTGCCGTTGTTGCCTGTCAAGCTGGATCTGTCGGTGCTGTCTCGTGTGCACCACGGCATTCGGCGAGTTGTTCCGGTAGCGCGCTGGAATACTTCGTTGCCGCAGAAGGGGGATGAGAACGGCATCCCGCTGATGGTGATCGGTTCTACGCCTGATTTGATGCCGTTGCTGGGGTTGACGCTGACGCAAGGGCGGGCGTTTTCCCGTTACGACAGCCGCAGCACCTATGCCATTGTCAGTGCGGATTTGGCATCCCGGCTGTCTGGCTCTGCCTCGGCGCGCACTTTCCTGCTCGGTCATTACGCTTTTGATGTTATTGGCGCCCTGAAATCAGCAACGTTATCAATCGGCGGTCAGACTACCGGCCATGTTGTGTTGGTGCCGATAGAAACCATCACGCGGATTTCTCCTTTTGCGACCACCGATCTGCTGTACATCCAGGTGACGTCGACCGCGCTTGTGACGCCGGTGGTCAATGCTATTCGCCCTTGGCTTGAACAAATGTTGCCGACGCGGACGATCCAGATTCAGATCCAGCAGCAAATCATCGACAGTATGGCGCAGCAAAATGCGACCTTCCGCTACCTGCTGGCGGCGCTGGCCGCCGTGGCGTTGCTGATGGGGGGGATTGGCGTCATGAACGTCATGGTGATGAGCGTGTCGATGCGCCGGCACGAGATCGGCCTGCGTCAGGCGATTGGCGCCCGTTCGCTGGATATCGGCGTGTTGTTTCTGCTGGAGGCCGCTCTGCTTTCACTGCCCGGCGCGGTGCTGGGCAGCGTGGCAGGCGCGCTGCTCGCCTGGGCTTATACCCGTTACGCCGACTGGCCGTTGATGGCCGATCCGTGGGTGTTTCCGCTGGCTATCGGCAGCGCGTTGGTACTGGCGGTTTTTTTTGGTTTGAAACCCTCGTTAACCGCTGCCCGTTTATCCCCTGCGGAGGCGCTGCGTGAACATTAA
- a CDS encoding TolC family protein, with amino-acid sequence MNINSSYAVVFLSLLVSPWLSAVHAAMAESSLPRKTVPITLADAVALGVRNSNTLKSVGLTRLMDKFDLVVAEDGFRPHLVLNNQYRRNMGDQLPGQENHAGLSASLLTPLGTQLEADGNDDYSGLTSSGSTRSRGNTITVVQPLLKGAGIEFNTAPVRLARLDERIGHLNQQKQIADTITQIIQTYYGLLEAQQGVMLAQESLQRAGAQRDVMQALIDSGRQAALDRLQSDADMSSQQLSLEQQENALSERRLALCGLLGVDTRTQLSASERLDIRPITLKAPQAIAVAMKNQPDYLIQQLTADKQQIYLMQAKNQRLWGVDLVAGAGRVNTRAADVQSDSRWQRYVGLNVSIPLNDLQARQQEQRAWVAGKIQLLQMADVRQQLEETITQQVNALNSNWQQFLIADRLTRLSEKTVQAEQAKLLAGRSSNFQVLSYQASLRAAQSARVSAQIAYLNSLAELDRALGSTLNHWGIQQNDR; translated from the coding sequence GTGAACATTAACTCGTCCTATGCCGTCGTGTTTTTATCGTTGCTGGTGTCGCCCTGGCTGTCGGCGGTACATGCCGCGATGGCTGAATCGTCATTGCCGCGCAAAACGGTGCCGATTACGCTGGCCGATGCGGTCGCGCTGGGCGTACGCAACAGCAATACGCTAAAAAGCGTAGGGCTGACTCGGCTAATGGATAAGTTTGATTTGGTGGTTGCCGAAGATGGATTCCGGCCGCATCTGGTGTTGAACAATCAGTATCGCCGCAATATGGGCGACCAATTACCCGGACAGGAGAATCATGCCGGCCTTTCCGCCAGCCTGCTGACGCCATTGGGCACGCAGCTTGAGGCCGACGGGAACGATGACTATTCCGGCCTGACCTCGTCCGGAAGCACCCGCAGCCGGGGGAACACGATCACCGTCGTGCAGCCGTTGCTAAAAGGCGCCGGCATCGAGTTCAATACCGCGCCGGTGCGTCTGGCCCGGCTTGATGAACGCATTGGTCATCTGAACCAGCAAAAGCAGATCGCAGACACCATTACGCAGATTATTCAGACTTACTACGGATTACTGGAGGCACAGCAAGGGGTGATGCTGGCGCAGGAATCCCTGCAACGCGCCGGCGCGCAGCGCGACGTGATGCAGGCATTGATTGACAGTGGCAGACAGGCGGCGCTCGACCGGCTTCAGAGCGACGCCGATATGTCTTCGCAGCAGTTAAGCCTGGAACAGCAAGAGAATGCGCTGAGCGAGCGACGTCTGGCGTTGTGCGGCTTATTGGGCGTCGATACCCGTACGCAACTGAGCGCCAGCGAGCGCCTCGACATACGCCCGATCACCCTGAAAGCGCCGCAGGCGATAGCGGTGGCGATGAAAAATCAACCTGACTATCTGATTCAGCAACTCACGGCGGACAAACAGCAGATTTATCTGATGCAGGCGAAAAATCAGCGCCTGTGGGGCGTGGATCTGGTCGCCGGCGCCGGGCGCGTCAACACCCGGGCGGCAGATGTCCAGAGCGATAGCCGCTGGCAGCGCTATGTCGGCCTGAACGTCTCCATCCCGTTGAACGATTTACAGGCGCGTCAGCAAGAGCAGCGCGCCTGGGTGGCGGGGAAAATACAGCTATTACAGATGGCGGATGTGCGCCAGCAACTGGAGGAAACCATCACGCAGCAGGTCAATGCGCTTAATAGCAACTGGCAGCAGTTTCTGATTGCCGATCGCCTGACGCGACTATCGGAAAAAACGGTGCAGGCGGAGCAGGCCAAACTGCTGGCAGGGCGCTCGTCAAACTTTCAGGTGCTGAGTTATCAGGCCAGTCTGCGCGCCGCGCAAAGTGCGCGGGTATCCGCGCAGATTGCCTATCTCAATTCGCTGGCTGAGTTGGATCGTGCGCTGGGTTCCACCCTTAACCACTGGGGAATCCAGCAGAATGATCGGTAA
- a CDS encoding ABC transporter ATP-binding protein, which translates to MIRIENLQHRYGETTILHSLSLHIRHGETCAILGRSGSGKSTLLNVLGLLEPLQQGSYLLDGEDIRQCSASLRARLRNQKLGFVFQHFHLLTSHNVLDNVALPLLYRNIPIVQARRRAAGVLGELGMYAHRLQRPATLSGGQRQRVALARALVGEPSVLLADEPTGNLDAETAQEILGLLLDINRQRALTLVMVTHDEQLAQRLQRRCRMKDGALVGE; encoded by the coding sequence GTGATTCGGATTGAAAATTTGCAGCACCGCTATGGTGAAACAACCATATTGCATTCGCTTTCATTACACATCCGGCACGGGGAAACCTGCGCTATTCTCGGCCGTTCCGGCAGCGGCAAAAGTACGCTGCTCAATGTACTGGGGCTGCTGGAGCCGCTACAACAGGGCAGCTACCTTCTGGATGGCGAGGACATCCGGCAGTGTTCCGCCAGCCTGCGGGCCCGATTGCGTAATCAAAAACTGGGGTTTGTGTTCCAGCATTTTCATTTGCTGACCAGCCATAACGTGCTGGATAACGTGGCGCTGCCGCTGTTGTACCGGAACATCCCCATTGTACAGGCGCGCCGCCGCGCCGCCGGCGTTCTGGGTGAGTTGGGCATGTATGCGCATCGTCTGCAACGCCCGGCAACGCTGTCCGGCGGGCAGCGTCAGCGGGTCGCGCTGGCTCGGGCGCTGGTGGGCGAACCGTCCGTGTTGCTGGCGGATGAACCGACCGGCAATCTGGATGCCGAAACCGCGCAGGAAATCCTGGGTCTGCTACTGGACATCAACCGTCAGCGGGCATTAACCCTCGTCATGGTGACCCACGACGAGCAACTGGCACAGCGGTTGCAGCGGCGTTGCCGCATGAAAGACGGTGCGCTTGTCGGGGAGTAA
- a CDS encoding purine-cytosine permease family protein, whose product MAEVSDVQGAAAASPADTVSGTDRMGKLSLTMAWWAVCSAIFYIVVGASLALNYGARNAIIGMALSVACYGLINAAISRFAIRSGLSVAAFSGQLFGQAGSALATLIFFSTAIYYAVFEGSVIAFAIHHLFPALDYHWAALLVVLYSVPLIFGSVQHWLDKFNGVLLPFYLLGLALTVAVSVQHYGYQPQWLSFGPASPPAYGWWNCFTYYMGVWILMMYTFDYARFGRQKDSQYHARINFGMPFYLITFLLNGVVGIYLVSSFAQQNGVSETAVVVNILNLLGLWGLLFVWVTQTRINTANYYLATVNMQVFFDRLLRLRYRKVVWACVVGAAVYVLMLADVFAYILQALAYQGVFVVAWVGVALAHIVARRAPSTTAPVRAFNLTGLGAWLLSVIAGVALMHGSAVLQSFSAPVTFAVALALYWLLPHKRSA is encoded by the coding sequence ATGGCTGAGGTATCTGATGTTCAGGGGGCAGCGGCGGCATCGCCTGCCGATACGGTGTCCGGCACGGATCGCATGGGAAAACTATCGCTGACTATGGCCTGGTGGGCGGTGTGCAGCGCGATTTTCTATATTGTGGTGGGGGCGTCGCTGGCGCTGAATTACGGCGCGCGCAATGCCATTATCGGTATGGCGCTATCCGTGGCGTGCTACGGTTTGATCAATGCGGCGATCAGCCGTTTTGCTATCCGTAGCGGCCTGTCGGTAGCGGCATTTTCCGGCCAGCTATTCGGCCAGGCCGGCTCCGCGCTGGCGACGCTGATCTTTTTCTCTACTGCGATTTATTACGCGGTGTTTGAAGGTTCGGTGATCGCGTTCGCGATTCATCACCTGTTTCCTGCGTTGGATTATCACTGGGCGGCGTTGCTGGTGGTGCTTTACAGCGTGCCGTTGATTTTCGGCAGCGTGCAGCACTGGCTGGACAAATTTAACGGCGTGCTGCTACCGTTTTATCTGCTCGGGCTGGCGCTGACGGTGGCGGTGTCTGTCCAGCATTACGGTTATCAGCCGCAATGGCTGTCGTTCGGCCCGGCATCACCGCCCGCCTACGGCTGGTGGAACTGTTTCACCTACTACATGGGGGTGTGGATTTTGATGATGTACACCTTCGATTACGCCCGGTTTGGCCGTCAGAAAGACAGCCAGTACCACGCGCGCATCAATTTCGGTATGCCGTTCTATCTGATCACATTTTTGTTGAACGGGGTGGTCGGCATCTATCTGGTCAGCAGTTTTGCCCAGCAGAATGGCGTCAGTGAAACCGCGGTGGTGGTGAATATCCTCAATTTGCTCGGCTTATGGGGGCTGCTGTTCGTGTGGGTCACCCAGACACGCATCAATACCGCCAACTATTATCTGGCGACCGTCAACATGCAGGTGTTTTTTGACCGGCTGTTGCGGTTGCGCTATCGCAAGGTTGTCTGGGCCTGCGTGGTGGGCGCGGCGGTGTACGTGCTGATGCTGGCGGATGTGTTCGCCTATATTTTGCAGGCGCTGGCTTATCAGGGCGTGTTTGTGGTGGCGTGGGTCGGCGTGGCGCTGGCGCATATTGTGGCCCGCCGCGCCCCATCGACCACCGCGCCGGTGCGCGCGTTTAATCTGACTGGTCTTGGCGCCTGGCTGCTGAGTGTGATCGCCGGCGTCGCGCTGATGCACGGCAGCGCGGTGCTACAGTCGTTTTCCGCGCCGGTGACCTTTGCCGTCGCGCTGGCGCTGTACTGGCTGTTGCCGCACAAACGTAGCGCCTGA